The stretch of DNA ATGAGCTGGACGACGACGTGCTACTTCGTGTACACGCCTTTCCTGGCGAATCTGGCGAGATTGCTCAAGTCGCGGCTAGCGGACGATAAAACGGAGGGGAAGGAAGAATGAAGCGGCTCGCCTATGAGTTTCGGGGGAGCCCTCCTATGGAGCCAGCGCATGGTCAAACGGGTAGCGCAAGAAAAGCTGGCTCAAGAGCCATTTGGGATCGATTCAGACTTTAGGGTCGGATCAAGATCGACTGAGCTGAGTATTATTGTCTTATGTAGCTTATCCGAAAACGAGCTGATCTTGAGCCAATGCTATTTTTTTTTTGACGGGAGCCAATGCTATACTTTAGCCCCACTGCTCGCCATAGCATAAATATGCACTATAATGATCCTACTCCTTTAGCATTTTTAAATTTAAGAAAATAACAAAAATAATCAATAATTCTAAAACATTTTTGGAGCGCACGTTGTCAAGCGTTCTATGCATGTatcaagtttataaagaaatgactttctgtttttttggacgatatatatatatatatggatgCCCGTAGACCCAGGTGGGTATTTATTAATGTATTATCCTATATGTGCTGTGTAGGTAtttttctctccttttttatCCCCAAGCAAATACAAAAAGTTAGTCAACTATTCAGTAAATTTAGGCATTAATATGGTACGTGGTCAGGCCCTATGCTAACTATCATGTTGTCAGCTCAAAGAAAAAATCATGTTATTGTTGTCTATCTAGTTGAAAAGGTTTTGTGCAAAAACAAAACCCTGGCAACTTGAGTAAATTTAGCCAACCTATACAGCGAACACGTCTGGCCAAACTATACAGCGAACACGTCTATATCATCATACAGAGGTTGGTGTATAAATCTCATAACATGCCAAAATTTGTACAGCAAACGCTTTGCAGACAAAGCCCTTGCTATTTGATGTAAACTTGGTATGGACGTTGGAAACACATTTTGGAGTCAATTTAGCTGTGCCAATTGACGCTCAAATCTGTACAGGCTACTTAACAGGCAAAATCTTGCAACAAGTGCTACTACAAGAAACATAGGTTTCCTACCCTAGAAAAAGATAGGTTTCGCCTGCTTCCCTCAGCAGTACTACCACCGTCAATGTAACCGTGGCAGCCAAGAAAAACACGCTGCTAGAAGCACAAATCTTTTTCTTTGACAGCGCAATCCAATCATTCAAATTATAATCAGCTTGAAAAAGCTAACCACAACTGCCGTGCGGTTATAAGCACAGATCTTTAGGGATCACTTCGGCAGATTTCATCCAACATTGCTTTTTCAAAAGGCTTAGAACTTGTGCCAAAATCACTCTACTCACTAAAGATTCATATCATAGGATAGCAACAAAACCTAAATCGATAAACAGGAGCAGAAGCTGTCACCATATTACTGCTGCATGACGCGTGAGTGTGATGCATTTCTCAAGGAGCATCTCATTCTTCTCTTTACACAAGGGAATAGCGTACACTCTCTCAAAAAAAAGTGAACAGCATACACGTTGCAAACAAAGCCCTGGCGATACTTGGTATAGCTGGCCCAGTTGACGCTCAAATCTTTACAGGTTACCAGGCAAAATCACTCAAAAGTACTACACCATTTGTTCAAGAACAGAACAAACGAGTAGCATATAAACTTGCCGGACTCATATCCAACTCTAGCACAGTTTGGGCGGCAAAGATAGAAACTCAAAAGGAAATATTGCGGACTTATTGTTACTTTATTTCTCCTGGATACAATGCCTTGgactatttatatatatgcatgcAAATAAGTTCTTCAACCCTCCAGTGCAAATCCTACAAAGTGGTAGTGAGTGCAAAAGATGATGCATAGCTAACTGAGTTTGGTAGGCTAGAAGTTGTTCCAAACAGTCACCCACTTTATACTTTCTCACAACTAAAGAATTACATCCTCTGTTCCTAAATGTAAGACGTTTTGGCAGTTCAAATGATACTCAGCATGACTCTACACCAAAAGGGTACTAGCATTGCATATGACCCTTGATGAGAATAAGAAACAAGGATACAATAAACTGCGATGTCCACAGATCTGATATGCCAGTTTTCAAATCCAATTTAGCAACAAAATAGGAGCAAATTCCCTTATACGGTTACCAGTGTGGCAGAAAATTAAGAAGAAACATGAATGACCAATATCACGTTAAATACTGTTCAAAACGGCCACAACATCAACCAGTTTCAACATAGTAAAAGAAAAGCAGCCGATGTGATGTCTTAATTTCGTTTTAACAGTTCCTGCTTCTTTGTGATGGTACTGGAGACTGCAACAGAATGAGCAACTGGAACAAATGTTGCTTACTAAGATTCTTACCTTCTGAAAGACTGAAACTACATAACAGAAAATAGGCGCTAAGAAGTAGCACACCATTGACTCAGATTCCTCACAAAGGCGCCCTGAAAATTCAGGAACCGCTCTTAGGTACTCAAAAAAATGGAGGGAACATTGGGTCAACACCTCCTAATAAGATGAAGGTTACCAAGTCCGTGTCTATTGTTGTAACGTAGTCGCGACCCTGTAACCGCTTTACCTAACTTACCTGGAACACCGCCTTACCTTTGTACCAGTTTCTTGAACTATGTGAAGGCTAAGTCTAAATACATTTGAATTGCACAGCTAAGATATAAAAAGACTAAAACGAGTGTTAACTCACCGCCATTCCACAGGCTAATATCGCCCATAGGTCCTCCCTAAATCGTCATGTCTGTCATGCTGAAACTCGCCATAAGCAGCATGACGCCTTGGAGCAGAATAGTTATCAGTAGCATATGGATATGTGTTCTTTGAATCAATTGGTGGACCAGTAGCAGCATAATGTGCAGTTCTCTGATCAAAATCGCTATACCCAGTTTGGGCGTATGAGGTCTGCTGAGCTTGCTGTTGCCTTTTAAAACTTTGTTCAAGAAATTCATCCCACTTCCTTGCTTGCATAGTCCTTGTGACCGACACACTCTTCATGTGGTTCTCCCTCATTTCTCTAAGTGACTGTATTAGAAAGAAGAATTTCATTAGTAAACACCACAGTCAAGTAGCAAGCCAGTTCAACATAAAAGGTAAAACACTACGAGACAACTGTACTGCAAGGTTGAAACTTGAATAGGCATAATTACTGGTTATACTGGTCTCCCTTTACAACAAACCCCATTTCTAGCATATGACCAAAATTTTATTGTGAATAATGGATACAaatatcatattactttgcacCAGCCACTAGCATTTGATTAAATATTTGAGAAGTGAATGGAGATAGAACAGTGTGTGCTACAACTTACAaaacaaacaaaagaaaaactccctccgtcccgaattacttgtcacaggtatggatgtatctagatgtattttagttctagatacatccatttctgtgaccagtaatttgggacggagggagtaaattATTAGTCCTCGCAAGTTGTGTAAGTTGTCTTGCCCTTTGGTAAAGAAACTAACTGTTACTACATAATTCTAACAAGGCAGGCAAATGATGTCATGAGAGATTTTTTTCCCTAAAAAAAACTAGTGGTGGATATGCACCATCTTAAGTGCAGTCCTTCCAAGATGCTGGGAACAAGTATATTGGGACCTCAAACACTCAGTGGGCTCATTTTAACTCTACTTTTTTTTACTGAAACCAACTGCTCATCCAATTCAAAGTTGTTAACATAAGAAGGCATGTACAGCTAGAATAACCAAGTAAAATTTGGTACGCGCGGATATTTTCCAACTTAAAGGCCGGATGCAGTAAGGCATTGCGATACCAGAACCCAAAATTCGGAGACATTTGGTTGATATTTAATCTACGTTTACATGAAGTTACTAAAGACCAGCTTTTAGACCAAGAAATGTAAAACAACACTTTGAAGAAGAAAAAGATCTGGAGGATTTTGTTTTCATATTCGCATAGTTGGGGTAAAGTGGTTTATTGTGCTACATACTTTCTAATACTTCTATGTGGGATGGTTATACAAATTTATCTGAAATTCATTTAACTTGGTAAAACAAGGCTAGGGTACAGTGTTAGAATTAATAAAACGACAAAATAACAGAAAATTTCAAATTTATTTATTAACAGAGAAAATTTTCAAGCAGTATACTATACCAAAAAGAAATTTACCTCGCGATGCTTAGAGttctcttcatcctcctcctGGTCACGGGCTCTAGCTAATTCCATTGCTTCTCTTTTGAACTCAATTTCAAGCTCTTCCAAAGTTTGTGGATAGGAAGGGAGGTCAAACTTAAGGTCTAGATGGGCATCTGGTCCATGTCTCTCAGTGCTGCAGTTATTGGGCATATGTGCCGCAGCATATTGGCTATTCCCACCATGTGATCTAAGGGGTTCATCAAGATAAGAGGGTCGAAATGGAGATTTTGATTGGACTGGATGGTCTTTTGCTCCATAGTTGGTATAAGCTTCAGCAAAAGGAAGAACATGCAAGATATAGATTTTAGTTCCAGATGACTAAGATACCTAAGTAGACTTTATTATAAGGTGAAAGGAGGAATAACGGCAGATACAATACATGTATTCAAGGCCAGCCAACTCAAAGAAGTCTAAAATCTTTCACCGTGGAATTTGTTGTATTCAAGATAATTTGTCTGATCATAACCAGACAGACATCACTTTATCGTATTCGGGCACTTAAAGCTAGAACTTACCTCTGGCTGCAAAAAGGACCATACAAGTTACTGTAGCGTGATGGTAAACAACAAAAAGGGACCAAAGGCATTTCTTTTGCTCGAGTTGTTTAAAATGTCTGGCTCATAATATTTGCCCGGACAAACAAATTGTAAGATCAGTGTGCTTGGATGCCCTACCTTGTGGAGATCCTTTTGGACACTTGGGAATATCATCATGTAAGCGGGCATCTACAGGCCTTTCATTATAGTGACCTTTACTTTGAGAGCGCGACACATTTCTTGGGCTATGGGACCATTGGGAATCAGAATGCCTGGGACGAAAATCGACTGATTTTCGCACAGGAGATCTAGAACGATCCCGTTTTGGGCTGCTTGAACTATGTTTACCCTTACTGTCCTGGATGAGTTTATGCACAGCATCTACACCTTTGGCTAGCACTAACCTATCTTTCCCACTGACAAACAGGAACTTCTCGTCCATTCTGATTTTACAGCCCACATCCTTCTCAATCTGATTTATTGTCCTCTCAGTGAAAAGATCCCTGACTTGTTTATCTCTTGCTGGAACTCTTTCAAAGAAATCTGCATTTCTCCTATTTGCTCCAAGTGTGGATGGACAGCCCTATTAAGAAAGATAAGATGGATATGTAAAACTAAAGGACAAGTCTTTAACACTTCTATGATAACATTGATGGAAAAATATAGAGTATGTCTCAAAACTTCCATTTGGCGGACATAGTAAACAGTAATAGTTTTGCAAGAAGCTATTTAGAGAATAAATGTGTATAAGCAATGTGCATACAACGTCAGTGTCGCTATTAGTGTCGATGTGGTTGATCATTTGCACTAATGTGGTTCCGATAAAATATAACATCAAATGGAAGAATGAGGAATGACAAGTCTAGAATTTATCCATCAGAGTAAAATTAGATGGA from Triticum urartu cultivar G1812 chromosome 3, Tu2.1, whole genome shotgun sequence encodes:
- the LOC125543557 gene encoding uncharacterized protein LOC125543557, with translation MARESSPEIDDELFNEVYGKAYSGPVASAANSVIPKANDEKKPLTCEKSDDEDEPRDPNAVPTDFTSREARVWEAKAKATERNWKKRKEEEMICKICGESGHFTQGCPSTLGANRRNADFFERVPARDKQVRDLFTERTINQIEKDVGCKIRMDEKFLFVSGKDRLVLAKGVDAVHKLIQDSKGKHSSSSPKRDRSRSPVRKSVDFRPRHSDSQWSHSPRNVSRSQSKGHYNERPVDARLHDDIPKCPKGSPQAYTNYGAKDHPVQSKSPFRPSYLDEPLRSHGGNSQYAAAHMPNNCSTERHGPDAHLDLKFDLPSYPQTLEELEIEFKREAMELARARDQEEDEENSKHRESLREMRENHMKSVSVTRTMQARKWDEFLEQSFKRQQQAQQTSYAQTGYSDFDQRTAHYAATGPPIDSKNTYPYATDNYSAPRRHAAYGEFQHDRHDDLGRTYGRY